One genomic region from Kineobactrum salinum encodes:
- the glgC gene encoding glucose-1-phosphate adenylyltransferase encodes MRSGSAVPLHAPQRYVSALTRDTLALILAGGRGSRLGGLTRERAKPATPFGGNMRIIDFPLSNCVNSGIRRIGVLTQYKAHSLIRHLSQGWGFLRGELGEFVELLPAQQRTDGSWYEGTADAVYQNIDIILAHDPQFVLVLGGDHVYKMDYGSLLASHVETAADITVGCMEVPVAEASAFGIMNIDEDGRVRAFQEKPEQAATIPDNPELALASMGIYVFNADYLIDVLQRDAANSHSGHDFGHDILPLAVREHRVFAQPFRDPQTGKRAYWRDVGTIDSYWTANQELIGVLPELNLFDRKWPIWTYKAQGPPAKFVLDSDGRRGIAMESMVAEGCIVSGALIRHSVLFNNVRVEEFSTLERAVVLPDVVIGPRCRISRAVIETGCVLEPGTVIGEDPQADRQRFEVSAGGIVLVTPEMLDQQVKDIL; translated from the coding sequence GTGAGAAGCGGTAGCGCCGTGCCGCTACACGCGCCACAGCGCTATGTCAGCGCCCTCACCCGGGACACCCTCGCCCTGATCCTGGCGGGCGGAAGAGGCAGCCGCCTGGGTGGCCTCACCCGGGAGCGCGCCAAACCCGCCACGCCCTTCGGCGGCAATATGCGCATCATTGACTTTCCTCTGTCAAATTGCGTGAACTCCGGTATCCGCCGCATCGGTGTATTGACCCAATACAAGGCCCACTCGTTGATCAGGCACCTGAGCCAGGGCTGGGGATTCCTGCGCGGCGAATTGGGCGAGTTCGTGGAGCTGCTGCCTGCCCAGCAACGTACTGACGGGTCCTGGTATGAAGGCACTGCCGACGCCGTCTACCAGAACATTGACATCATACTCGCCCACGACCCCCAATTTGTGCTGGTGCTGGGAGGCGATCATGTCTACAAGATGGACTACGGCTCATTGCTGGCCAGCCACGTGGAAACAGCTGCCGATATCACGGTGGGCTGCATGGAAGTACCGGTGGCAGAGGCCAGCGCATTCGGGATCATGAATATCGATGAAGATGGCCGGGTCAGGGCCTTCCAGGAAAAGCCTGAGCAGGCCGCAACGATACCGGACAATCCGGAACTGGCACTCGCCTCAATGGGCATCTATGTCTTCAACGCCGACTATCTGATCGACGTGCTGCAGCGCGATGCCGCCAACAGCCATTCCGGACACGACTTCGGCCACGACATCCTGCCGCTGGCCGTGCGTGAGCACAGGGTCTTTGCGCAACCCTTCAGGGACCCGCAGACAGGCAAGCGGGCCTACTGGCGTGATGTCGGCACTATCGACAGCTACTGGACCGCCAACCAGGAATTGATCGGAGTGCTTCCAGAGCTGAACCTGTTCGACCGGAAATGGCCAATCTGGACCTACAAGGCGCAGGGGCCACCCGCAAAGTTCGTTCTCGACAGTGACGGCCGGCGCGGCATCGCCATGGAATCCATGGTTGCCGAAGGCTGCATTGTTTCGGGCGCACTAATACGGCACTCGGTATTGTTCAACAACGTGCGGGTGGAAGAATTCTCCACGCTGGAGCGCGCGGTGGTGTTGCCGGATGTCGTGATCGGGCCACGCTGCCGCATCAGCAGGGCGGTCATTGAAACCGGCTGTGTGCTGGAACCAGGTACGGTGATCGGAGAGGATCCACAGGCCGACCGTCAGCGTTTTGAGGTGAGTGCCGGCGGCATTGTACTGGTAACGCCGGAGATGCTTGACCAGCAGGTAAAAGATATTCTCTGA
- a CDS encoding type 1 glutamine amidotransferase domain-containing protein — protein MPDLSSKKANAPLQGKKIAFLLTDGFEQIELTTPWEKLRLAGAQPELISLQPGNVCGYHHLDKGDEFPVDSSLHEVSVDDYDGLVLPGGVANPDALRTEPTAVDFVKAFFTQHKPVAAICHGPWTLVEADVLKGRTLTSWPSLRTDIENAGGHWVDQEVCVDQGLVTSRKPDDLEAFCNKAIEEFAEGRHQRQQV, from the coding sequence ATGCCAGATTTATCCAGCAAGAAGGCCAACGCTCCCCTGCAGGGAAAGAAAATCGCCTTCCTCCTAACCGACGGTTTTGAGCAGATAGAATTGACCACGCCCTGGGAAAAACTCAGGCTCGCGGGTGCCCAGCCGGAACTGATTTCGCTCCAACCGGGAAATGTGTGCGGTTATCATCATCTCGACAAGGGCGATGAATTTCCAGTCGACAGCTCCCTGCATGAGGTCTCGGTTGATGACTATGATGGCCTGGTGCTCCCTGGAGGTGTCGCCAATCCGGACGCACTGCGCACTGAGCCCACGGCGGTCGACTTTGTAAAAGCTTTCTTTACCCAGCACAAACCGGTAGCGGCGATCTGTCATGGCCCCTGGACGCTGGTGGAGGCCGATGTCCTCAAGGGCCGCACGCTGACCTCCTGGCCCAGCTTGCGCACTGACATCGAGAATGCCGGCGGGCACTGGGTGGATCAGGAGGTATGCGTGGACCAGGGACTTGTCACCAGCAGAAAACCGGATGACCTGGAAGCCTTCTGCAACAAGGCCATCGAGGAATTTGCCGAGGGTCGGCATCAGCGTCAGCAGGTCTGA
- a CDS encoding TVP38/TMEM64 family protein, which yields MNEGAGSAAGKGSLSPLWATAAGVVLVGILLAILVYFDIHIQLLAMLEWVERQGAWAAVLFILIMALVVVLLLPGIFFTAGAGFVFGVVEGTVLVVAGTTLGAVLAFLIARYLFGERARQFIVEHSKLKLVHAEMSRNDWKVVLLTRLIPFFPGKLSNYFFGLTGFRLGGYAVGSLVGFIPFSLHNVYLGSLAADIAAVAQSELGRTPVQWLLYGAGFVATVAAVVYFNRLAQRALGQYTETSDNEKGAL from the coding sequence ATGAATGAAGGAGCCGGCAGCGCCGCCGGGAAAGGCTCATTGTCACCGTTGTGGGCGACGGCCGCCGGCGTGGTCCTGGTAGGGATCCTGTTGGCGATACTGGTCTATTTCGATATCCACATCCAGCTGCTCGCCATGCTGGAATGGGTGGAGCGGCAGGGGGCCTGGGCGGCTGTCCTGTTTATCCTGATCATGGCGCTGGTGGTGGTGTTGTTGCTGCCGGGCATTTTTTTTACCGCCGGAGCGGGTTTTGTCTTCGGCGTCGTCGAGGGTACTGTTCTGGTTGTGGCAGGCACTACCCTGGGAGCTGTATTGGCTTTTTTGATCGCACGCTACCTGTTTGGCGAGCGGGCCAGGCAATTCATTGTCGAGCACAGCAAGCTGAAACTGGTGCACGCCGAGATGTCGCGCAACGACTGGAAGGTCGTCCTGCTGACCCGGCTGATCCCGTTCTTTCCCGGCAAGCTCTCGAATTATTTTTTCGGCCTGACCGGTTTCCGGTTGGGGGGCTACGCGGTGGGCTCGCTGGTCGGGTTCATTCCATTTTCACTGCACAATGTTTATCTGGGGTCACTCGCGGCTGATATCGCCGCTGTTGCCCAGAGCGAACTGGGCCGGACACCGGTGCAGTGGCTGCTCTATGGCGCCGGCTTCGTCGCCACCGTGGCCGCGGTAGTGTACTTCAATCGTCTGGCCCAGCGCGCGCTGGGGCAATACACCGAAACGAGTGACAACGAAAAAGGAGCATTATGA
- a CDS encoding maltotransferase domain-containing protein translates to MRRQAGPRIYNLFPLLAGTTRDWTLWLPHIADMHFNWVYINPFHYPGFSGSLYAVKDYYQLNPLFDDGSGQPADQQLRKFTGQAQAQGLAVMMDLVINHTARDSLLAQSNPDWFQQDGCGELQSPHAVDPDNPQHITVWGDLAAIDYADPELRPDIVQYWQQVLQHYLRLGFRGFRCDAAYQVPAQVWRELIVGAKKVAPDALFFAETLGCASEQVYALRSAGFDFLFNSAKWWDFQAPWLLEQYNGFRTIAPSIAFPESHDTARLAADLETAGVSAADIEAHYRFHYSFAAAFSTGVMMTMGYEYGLREPLDVVNTRKTPVEPPLFDISEFIADINRMKASVPALNVEGPQTKVSTPESPAIALRRDSPSDEDWALLLVNPLRDRRVALSARDLDLQLTSQPSAFEVTPRNEGVDLQRDSRLVLNPLEVRVFHGGIRPEAPSSRERAVTANHARAARSQPIVIENVRPQIDCGKYPVKREVGDVLEVDATVFRDGHDRIAAVLLHRQVGKPGWQETPMRSINPGLDLWRASFRLEANATYQYTVEAWSDHFESWLDETGKKLGAGQSIALELIEGRELVAAAAERAQGRDRHWLDQLLAEFDRSDAEPQRTELLRSSLLRQVISRWPDRSAAVRYDVALEVVVDRIRARFASWYEMVPRSQGTDPHRGASFADCEARLPSIRAMGFDVVYLVPIHPIGRVNRKGPNNTLGAGPDDPGSPYAIGSSEGGHTAVHPELGSLEDFRHFVRAAQALDMEVALDFAIQCAPDHPWVREHPEWFIRRPDGSIKYAENPPKKYQDIVNLNFHGEHQEELWQELLNVVLFWIQQGVRIFRVDNPHTKPVPFWEWLIAEIRQQYPDVIFLSEAFTRPPMLHMLAKVGFQQSYTYFTWRNGKHELTEYLTELTMQSGREYLRPNFFPTTPDILPTYLQTGGRPAFKIRLVLAATLSSVYGMYNGYELCENRAVPGKEEYLESEKYQYKVWDWDRPGNIRSYVTRINLIRHQNPALHELKNLRFHHADHEQILFYSKLTQQPHNLLFVAVNLDPFNAHEATLYFPREELGIAENESFEVEELLSGEHQLWHGPAQQLRLEPERPAVILRVKPRHCIESSMPKQ, encoded by the coding sequence ATGCGCAGGCAAGCCGGCCCCAGAATCTACAATCTGTTCCCATTGCTCGCCGGTACGACCAGGGATTGGACATTGTGGCTACCGCATATCGCCGACATGCATTTCAACTGGGTCTATATCAACCCGTTCCACTATCCCGGATTCTCTGGAAGCCTCTATGCAGTCAAGGATTATTACCAGCTGAACCCGCTGTTTGACGACGGCAGTGGCCAGCCAGCGGACCAGCAATTGCGAAAGTTCACTGGCCAGGCGCAAGCGCAGGGGCTGGCTGTCATGATGGACCTGGTGATCAACCATACCGCCCGGGATTCCCTGCTGGCCCAATCCAATCCTGACTGGTTTCAACAGGACGGGTGCGGCGAACTGCAATCACCGCACGCTGTCGACCCTGATAACCCGCAACACATTACCGTGTGGGGAGATCTGGCGGCAATCGACTACGCCGATCCCGAGCTGCGTCCCGATATTGTGCAGTACTGGCAGCAAGTCCTGCAGCACTACCTGCGGCTCGGGTTCAGGGGCTTTCGCTGCGACGCGGCCTACCAGGTCCCGGCGCAGGTCTGGCGCGAACTTATTGTCGGCGCAAAGAAAGTGGCTCCGGATGCGCTGTTCTTCGCCGAAACCCTGGGCTGCGCCAGCGAACAGGTCTACGCCCTGCGCTCCGCCGGTTTTGACTTTCTGTTCAACAGCGCGAAGTGGTGGGATTTTCAGGCTCCATGGTTGCTGGAACAGTACAATGGCTTTCGCACTATCGCGCCCTCCATCGCCTTTCCGGAAAGCCATGACACGGCCCGGCTGGCCGCCGACCTGGAAACGGCCGGTGTGTCGGCGGCTGATATCGAAGCCCACTACCGCTTCCACTACAGCTTTGCCGCGGCTTTCTCCACCGGCGTAATGATGACCATGGGCTATGAGTACGGGCTTCGCGAACCCCTGGACGTCGTCAATACCCGCAAGACACCGGTGGAGCCGCCGCTGTTTGACATCAGTGAATTCATAGCCGACATCAACCGGATGAAGGCCTCTGTGCCGGCACTCAATGTCGAGGGGCCGCAGACCAAAGTCAGCACTCCAGAATCCCCAGCCATCGCACTGCGCCGCGATTCGCCCAGCGATGAGGATTGGGCGCTGCTGCTGGTCAATCCCCTTCGCGACAGGCGCGTAGCGCTATCCGCGAGGGACCTGGATCTGCAACTGACATCTCAACCCAGCGCATTTGAGGTTACCCCGCGCAACGAAGGCGTGGACTTGCAACGGGACTCCCGCCTGGTGCTCAACCCGCTCGAGGTACGGGTGTTCCACGGCGGCATCAGGCCGGAAGCTCCATCGTCCCGCGAGCGGGCTGTCACGGCCAACCATGCCCGGGCCGCTCGCAGCCAACCCATCGTCATCGAAAATGTACGACCGCAGATAGACTGTGGAAAATATCCGGTCAAGCGTGAAGTGGGCGATGTACTGGAAGTTGATGCCACCGTGTTCCGGGATGGCCACGACAGAATCGCAGCGGTACTGCTTCACCGGCAGGTCGGCAAGCCTGGATGGCAGGAAACGCCGATGCGCAGCATCAATCCCGGCCTCGACTTGTGGCGGGCGAGCTTCAGGCTGGAAGCGAACGCCACCTACCAGTATACCGTCGAAGCCTGGTCGGACCACTTCGAGAGCTGGCTGGACGAAACCGGCAAAAAACTGGGGGCAGGCCAGAGCATAGCGCTCGAACTGATCGAGGGACGCGAATTGGTAGCGGCGGCTGCGGAGCGGGCTCAGGGCCGGGACCGGCACTGGCTCGACCAGCTGCTCGCCGAGTTCGACCGCAGCGACGCCGAGCCCCAGCGTACCGAACTGCTGCGCTCCTCGCTGCTGCGCCAGGTCATCAGCCGCTGGCCGGACCGGTCAGCCGCGGTGCGCTACGACGTTGCGCTGGAAGTCGTGGTTGATCGTATCCGCGCGCGCTTTGCCAGCTGGTATGAAATGGTGCCCCGGTCACAGGGGACAGACCCGCACAGGGGCGCAAGCTTTGCCGATTGTGAAGCCCGGCTGCCGTCCATCCGTGCAATGGGCTTCGATGTGGTTTACCTGGTACCGATACATCCCATTGGCCGGGTCAACCGCAAGGGTCCCAACAATACCCTGGGAGCAGGTCCCGACGATCCCGGCAGTCCGTACGCGATAGGGTCCAGCGAAGGTGGCCACACCGCCGTGCATCCGGAGCTGGGCAGTCTCGAAGACTTCCGCCATTTTGTGCGGGCGGCTCAGGCCCTGGATATGGAAGTAGCGCTGGATTTCGCAATCCAGTGTGCGCCGGATCACCCCTGGGTCCGCGAGCATCCGGAGTGGTTCATCAGACGCCCAGACGGCAGTATCAAGTACGCCGAAAACCCGCCCAAAAAATACCAGGACATCGTCAACCTCAACTTCCACGGCGAACACCAGGAGGAACTGTGGCAGGAATTGCTGAATGTTGTTCTGTTCTGGATCCAGCAGGGTGTGAGAATATTCAGGGTCGACAACCCGCACACCAAACCGGTGCCGTTCTGGGAATGGCTCATCGCAGAAATACGGCAGCAGTACCCCGACGTCATCTTCCTGTCAGAAGCGTTTACCCGGCCGCCGATGCTGCACATGCTGGCCAAGGTGGGATTTCAGCAGTCCTATACCTATTTCACCTGGCGCAATGGCAAACATGAACTGACCGAATACCTGACGGAACTGACGATGCAGTCGGGCCGGGAATACCTGCGCCCGAACTTTTTCCCGACCACGCCCGATATCCTCCCCACCTACCTGCAGACCGGCGGTCGGCCCGCGTTCAAGATCCGCCTGGTGCTGGCTGCCACGCTGTCGAGCGTATACGGCATGTACAACGGCTATGAACTGTGCGAGAACCGCGCGGTGCCCGGCAAGGAGGAGTATCTCGAATCCGAGAAGTACCAGTACAAAGTCTGGGATTGGGACCGGCCGGGCAATATCCGCAGCTATGTGACCAGAATCAACCTGATACGCCACCAGAACCCTGCCCTGCATGAACTGAAAAATCTGCGCTTTCATCACGCCGACCACGAGCAGATACTGTTTTACAGCAAACTGACGCAGCAGCCGCACAACCTGCTGTTTGTCGCGGTAAACCTGGACCCTTTCAACGCGCATGAGGCCACCCTGTACTTCCCGCGGGAGGAGCTGGGCATAGCTGAAAACGAAAGTTTTGAAGTTGAGGAACTGCTGAGCGGCGAACATCAGCTGTGGCACGGCCCGGCACAACAACTGCGGCTGGAGCCCGAGCGCCCCGCCGTGATCCTCAGGGTCAAGCCCCGGCACTGTATTGAATCATCGATGCCCAAGCAATGA
- the chaB gene encoding putative cation transport regulator ChaB, with the protein MPYDNISELPDPVRDHVPKHGQEIYMEAFNNAWDEYSDPDDRRGDSSREEAAHKVAWAAVKQVYRKGEDGNWHRQSD; encoded by the coding sequence ATGCCTTACGACAATATCAGCGAACTTCCCGATCCGGTGCGGGATCACGTGCCCAAACACGGTCAGGAAATATACATGGAGGCCTTTAACAATGCCTGGGACGAATACAGCGATCCCGATGACCGGCGCGGTGACAGCAGCCGGGAAGAAGCGGCTCACAAGGTTGCCTGGGCCGCGGTGAAACAGGTGTATCGCAAGGGCGAGGATGGCAATTGGCACCGGCAATCCGACTGA
- a CDS encoding glycosyltransferase — protein MNIVLFTNTFTPHVGGVARSVEAFSAEYRKAGHQVLVVAPEFAGTAADEHGVVRIPAIQNFNASDFSVALPVPSRLSGILDDFEPDIIHSQHPFLLGNTALRIARQRSLPLLFTHHTLYEQYTHYVPGDSPLLQRFVIELATLYANLCSQVFAPSESIRDLLLERGVITPILVVPTGVNLERFSQGDRAGFRHQLGIDDNAFVIGHLGRLAPEKNLEFLAQAAADYVASHPRARFLVVGKGPSEQAIRDLFSRAGISDRLILPGVLEGERLADALAAMDVFAFASTSETQGMVLTEAMAAGLPVVALDASGVREVVRDGNNGRLLQTADVADFSAALSWVGAKSELEMQSLRKAAHDTAAAFSMPRCAAKALACYESLAVVPSEHQHGDETAWEQVVARIRTEWDIVKYMAQAGDEALTEWSSNRSSPP, from the coding sequence ATGAATATCGTATTGTTCACCAATACCTTCACGCCCCATGTCGGAGGTGTGGCAAGATCAGTTGAGGCCTTCAGCGCGGAGTACCGCAAGGCCGGTCACCAGGTGCTGGTGGTGGCTCCCGAGTTCGCAGGCACTGCCGCGGACGAACACGGTGTGGTCCGTATTCCGGCGATCCAGAACTTCAATGCCAGCGACTTCTCGGTGGCATTGCCGGTGCCGAGCAGGCTGAGCGGTATCCTGGACGACTTCGAGCCCGATATCATTCACTCCCAGCACCCCTTCCTGCTCGGCAATACCGCGCTTCGCATAGCGCGCCAGCGCAGTTTGCCGCTGCTGTTCACCCACCATACGCTGTATGAACAATATACCCATTACGTGCCCGGAGATTCGCCGCTACTGCAACGTTTTGTGATCGAACTGGCAACGCTCTACGCCAACCTCTGCAGCCAGGTTTTTGCCCCCAGCGAAAGCATACGGGACCTGCTGCTGGAGCGCGGTGTCATTACGCCGATCCTGGTGGTTCCCACCGGGGTGAACCTGGAGCGATTCAGCCAGGGTGACCGGGCCGGTTTTCGCCACCAGCTGGGTATCGACGACAACGCATTTGTAATCGGCCACCTGGGCCGGTTGGCGCCGGAGAAGAACCTGGAATTCCTGGCACAGGCAGCGGCCGACTACGTGGCGTCGCATCCGCGGGCCCGCTTTCTTGTCGTTGGCAAGGGCCCGTCGGAGCAGGCGATACGGGATCTGTTCTCGCGCGCCGGTATCAGCGACAGGTTGATATTGCCCGGTGTGCTCGAGGGCGAACGACTTGCTGACGCGCTTGCGGCGATGGACGTCTTTGCCTTTGCATCCACCAGCGAAACCCAGGGGATGGTATTGACCGAGGCGATGGCAGCCGGCCTGCCGGTGGTGGCGCTGGACGCTTCCGGTGTGCGGGAAGTCGTGCGGGACGGGAACAATGGCCGTCTGCTGCAGACCGCGGATGTGGCGGACTTCAGTGCCGCGCTGTCCTGGGTCGGGGCGAAATCGGAGCTGGAAATGCAGTCTTTGCGCAAAGCCGCACACGACACCGCGGCGGCCTTTTCCATGCCGCGCTGTGCCGCGAAGGCGTTGGCCTGTTATGAATCCCTGGCCGTGGTGCCGTCAGAGCACCAACACGGTGACGAAACTGCCTGGGAACAGGTGGTGGCGCGAATCAGGACCGAGTGGGACATTGTCAAGTATATGGCCCAGGCAGGGGATGAAGCATTGACTGAGTGGTCGAGCAATCGCAGCAGTCCTCCCTGA
- a CDS encoding CBS domain-containing protein → MNIKDIMSTDTQLVSRDTSVAAAAESMSRAGVGFLLVGDDDQLRGTLTDRDIVLRVVANHKNPEHTTVGEILTDQLLYCRTDQPVEEVARNMSQQQVRRMPVLNADKRLVGVVSIGDIAQHLTADLAGEVLQGVTAEFAAA, encoded by the coding sequence ATGAATATCAAGGACATCATGAGCACCGACACCCAACTGGTCAGCCGGGATACCAGCGTTGCTGCCGCCGCCGAGTCGATGAGCCGCGCCGGGGTTGGTTTCCTGCTGGTCGGGGACGACGACCAACTGCGGGGAACCCTGACCGACCGCGACATCGTGCTGCGGGTGGTCGCCAACCACAAAAATCCCGAGCATACCACTGTGGGGGAGATACTCACCGACCAGCTGCTGTATTGCCGCACCGACCAACCGGTCGAGGAGGTCGCCCGCAACATGAGCCAACAGCAGGTCAGACGCATGCCGGTACTGAATGCCGACAAGCGCCTGGTCGGCGTTGTGAGCATCGGGGATATCGCCCAGCACCTGACTGCTGATCTTGCAGGAGAAGTCCTGCAAGGAGTCACGGCCGAATTTGCCGCAGCCTGA
- a CDS encoding MgtC/SapB family protein has protein sequence MAAWERIASILLEEFTDLHDIEELTRIGARLLLALVLGGLLGWEREQQGKAAGLRTHMLVCLGSTVLVLSANTAGAMDDPMSRVVQGIVAGIGFLGAGTIIKNQAPGDIRGLTTAASIWFTSAIGIAVGLGREAIAILSVLVGLVILQALPSMLWRNDKIPPD, from the coding sequence TTGGCTGCCTGGGAGCGCATAGCATCGATTTTGCTGGAGGAATTCACCGACCTCCACGATATTGAAGAGCTGACCCGGATCGGCGCAAGGCTGTTGCTGGCCCTGGTTCTGGGCGGGCTACTCGGCTGGGAGCGCGAGCAGCAGGGCAAGGCCGCTGGCCTCAGAACACACATGCTGGTCTGCCTGGGTTCAACTGTGCTGGTATTGAGTGCAAACACTGCGGGTGCAATGGATGATCCAATGAGCCGGGTGGTGCAGGGCATCGTGGCAGGGATAGGATTTCTCGGTGCTGGCACGATCATCAAGAACCAGGCGCCCGGAGATATCAGGGGGCTCACCACCGCCGCCAGTATCTGGTTCACCTCCGCTATCGGCATTGCTGTGGGCCTGGGCAGGGAGGCGATTGCCATTCTCAGCGTGCTGGTTGGCCTGGTGATTCTGCAGGCACTGCCTTCGATGCTGTGGCGCAACGACAAAATTCCCCCGGACTGA